From a region of the Paraburkholderia hospita genome:
- the rlmH gene encoding 23S rRNA (pseudouridine(1915)-N(3))-methyltransferase RlmH, protein MKLHIVAVGHKMPDWIATGFDEYAKRMPPELRIELRELKPEQRSSGRSAESVMAAERQKIEAALPKNARIVALDERGKDWTTMQLANALPSWQQDGRDVAFLIGGADGLDPELKARADMLLRLSSLTLPHAMVRVLLAEQLYRAWTITQNHPYHRA, encoded by the coding sequence ATGAAACTGCATATCGTCGCGGTTGGCCACAAGATGCCGGACTGGATCGCCACGGGCTTCGACGAGTACGCGAAGCGCATGCCGCCCGAGCTGCGCATCGAACTGCGCGAGCTCAAGCCCGAGCAGCGTTCGTCGGGCCGCTCCGCCGAAAGCGTGATGGCCGCCGAGCGCCAGAAAATCGAAGCCGCGTTGCCGAAGAACGCGCGCATCGTCGCGCTCGATGAACGCGGCAAGGACTGGACCACGATGCAACTCGCCAACGCCCTGCCCTCGTGGCAACAGGACGGGCGCGACGTTGCGTTTCTGATCGGCGGTGCGGACGGGCTCGACCCCGAACTGAAGGCGCGCGCAGACATGCTGCTGCGCCTGTCGAGCCTCACGCTGCCGCACGCGATGGTCCGCGTGCTGCTTGCCGAGCAACTGTATCGCGCGTGGACCATCACGCAGAATCATCCGTATCATCGGGCCTGA
- the rng gene encoding ribonuclease G: MNEEILINVTPQETRVALVQQGAVQELHVERTLSRGRVGNVYLGKVVRVLPGMQSAFIDIGLERAAFLHVADIWHPRLAGEPQQQVPHQPIEKIVFEGQSLMVQVVKDPIGTKGARLSTQVSIAGRTLVYLPQEPHIGISQKIESEAEREAVRARLTSVLPVDEKGGYIVRTIAEDATSEELAGDVAYLRKTWATILSQGQRMPPTSLLYQDLNLAQRVLRDFVNDETTRIQVDSRETYQMLAEFAAEFTPAVSSKLHHYTGERPLFDLYNIETEIQRALSRRVDLKSGGYLVIDQTEAMTTIDVNTGGYVGARNFDDTIFKTNLEAAHTIARQLRLRNLGGVIIIDFIDMENVEHRDQVLNELKKALSRDRTRVTVNGFSQLGLVEMTRKRTRESLAHVLCEPCPICQGKGQVKTARTVCYDVLREILRESRQFNPREFRVVASQQVIDLFLEEESQHLAMLMDFIGKPVSLQVESNLSQEQYDIVLM; encoded by the coding sequence ATGAACGAAGAAATCCTGATTAACGTTACGCCACAGGAGACGCGCGTAGCGTTGGTCCAGCAGGGCGCAGTGCAGGAGCTTCACGTCGAGCGCACGCTGTCACGCGGGCGCGTCGGCAATGTCTATCTCGGCAAGGTGGTGCGCGTGCTGCCCGGCATGCAGTCCGCGTTTATCGATATCGGTCTGGAGCGCGCTGCGTTTCTGCACGTCGCCGATATCTGGCATCCGCGGCTCGCGGGCGAACCGCAGCAGCAGGTGCCGCATCAACCCATCGAGAAGATCGTCTTCGAAGGGCAATCGCTGATGGTCCAGGTCGTCAAGGACCCGATCGGCACGAAAGGCGCGCGGCTATCCACACAGGTGAGCATCGCCGGGCGCACGCTCGTCTATCTGCCGCAGGAACCGCATATCGGCATTTCGCAAAAGATCGAAAGCGAAGCCGAGCGCGAGGCCGTGCGTGCGCGGCTGACATCGGTGTTGCCCGTCGACGAGAAAGGCGGCTACATCGTGCGCACCATCGCCGAAGACGCGACGAGCGAAGAACTGGCCGGTGACGTCGCGTATCTGCGCAAGACATGGGCGACCATACTTTCGCAGGGGCAGCGCATGCCGCCCACGAGCCTGCTCTATCAGGACTTGAATCTCGCGCAGCGCGTGCTGCGCGACTTCGTCAATGACGAGACCACGCGCATTCAGGTTGATTCGCGCGAGACGTATCAGATGCTCGCGGAATTCGCGGCCGAGTTCACGCCCGCTGTGTCGTCGAAGCTGCATCACTACACGGGTGAGCGTCCCCTCTTCGATCTGTACAACATCGAGACGGAAATCCAGCGCGCGCTGTCAAGGCGTGTCGATCTGAAGTCGGGCGGCTATCTGGTGATCGACCAGACGGAGGCGATGACGACCATCGATGTGAACACGGGCGGCTACGTCGGCGCGCGCAATTTCGACGACACGATCTTCAAGACCAATCTCGAAGCGGCGCATACGATCGCGCGTCAGTTGCGGCTGCGCAATCTCGGCGGCGTGATCATCATCGACTTCATCGATATGGAGAACGTCGAGCATCGCGATCAGGTGCTCAACGAACTGAAGAAGGCACTGTCGCGCGACCGCACGCGCGTGACGGTCAACGGGTTCTCGCAGCTCGGGCTGGTCGAGATGACGAGAAAGCGCACGCGTGAGTCGCTTGCGCATGTGTTGTGCGAGCCGTGCCCTATTTGCCAGGGCAAGGGGCAGGTGAAGACGGCGCGTACCGTGTGCTATGACGTGCTGCGGGAAATTCTGCGTGAGTCGCGCCAGTTCAATCCGCGTGAGTTTCGCGTGGTCGCATCGC
- a CDS encoding nicotinate-nucleotide adenylyltransferase, giving the protein MNPTAQSVAPQRALRRRIGILGGTFDPIHDGHLALARRFADALDLTELVLMPAGQPWQKADVSAAEDRLAMTRAAAASLTLPGVTVSVATDEIEHDGPTYTVETLRRWREREGADASISLLIGADQLVRLDTWRDWQRLFDYAHIAAATRPGFDVTAVPAPVAAAIAQRSAKAGTLQATPAGHLLIDTSLAFDVSATDIRAHLRAWFENDADASASGAAAHGQSAPKHVPTAVWDYIVQHHLYQHR; this is encoded by the coding sequence CTGAATCCGACCGCTCAATCCGTCGCACCTCAACGGGCATTGCGCCGACGCATCGGCATACTCGGCGGCACGTTCGACCCGATCCACGACGGCCACCTCGCGCTCGCGCGACGTTTCGCCGATGCGCTCGATCTGACCGAACTCGTGCTGATGCCGGCGGGCCAGCCGTGGCAGAAGGCGGACGTATCGGCGGCCGAAGACCGGCTCGCGATGACGCGTGCGGCCGCCGCGTCGTTGACCCTGCCGGGCGTGACCGTCAGCGTCGCCACGGATGAAATCGAGCACGATGGCCCTACTTATACGGTCGAAACGCTGCGGCGCTGGCGCGAGCGCGAAGGCGCGGACGCGTCGATCTCGCTTCTGATCGGCGCCGACCAGCTCGTGCGGCTCGACACGTGGCGCGACTGGCAGCGCCTGTTCGACTATGCGCATATCGCCGCCGCGACACGCCCGGGCTTCGACGTAACGGCCGTGCCGGCCCCCGTCGCGGCAGCGATCGCGCAGCGCTCAGCGAAAGCCGGCACGCTGCAGGCGACACCCGCCGGGCATTTGCTGATCGACACGTCGCTTGCGTTCGACGTGTCGGCCACCGACATCCGCGCGCACCTGCGCGCGTGGTTCGAAAACGATGCGGACGCCTCTGCAAGCGGCGCTGCCGCCCACGGCCAGTCCGCACCAAAACATGTCCCCACTGCTGTGTGGGACTATATTGTTCAACATCACCTGTACCAACATCGGTAA
- the hemF gene encoding oxygen-dependent coproporphyrinogen oxidase translates to MTDSIHDAHDTQTVRSWMQGLQARIADALGAFDGTPLATDSWQRAPGEKLRGGGCTRILEDGQFFERAGIGFSDVQGDALPGSASALRPQLAGRGFEAMGVSLVLHPRNPYCPTVHMNVRLLVATKAGEAPVFWFGGGMDLTPYYGFEEDAQHFHRVCRDALQPYGDDLYPRFKRWCDDYFFLKHRNEPRGIGGIFFDDYAEPGFEQSFAMVKSVGDAFLDAYLPIIEKRRDMPYGDAQRDFQAYRRGRYVEFNLVFDRGTLFGLQSGGRTESILMSMPPVVNWRYNWQPEPGTPEARLTSDFLVPREWV, encoded by the coding sequence ATGACTGATTCGATTCACGACGCCCACGATACCCAGACCGTCCGCAGCTGGATGCAAGGCCTGCAGGCGCGGATCGCCGACGCGCTTGGCGCATTCGACGGCACCCCGCTCGCCACCGACAGCTGGCAGCGTGCGCCCGGCGAAAAGCTGCGCGGCGGCGGCTGCACGCGCATTCTGGAAGACGGCCAGTTCTTCGAGCGCGCGGGCATCGGCTTCTCGGATGTACAAGGCGACGCGCTGCCCGGCTCGGCCAGCGCGCTGCGCCCGCAACTGGCGGGGCGCGGATTCGAGGCGATGGGCGTGTCGCTGGTGCTGCACCCGCGCAACCCGTACTGCCCGACCGTCCACATGAACGTGCGGCTGCTCGTCGCGACGAAGGCAGGCGAAGCGCCCGTGTTCTGGTTCGGCGGCGGCATGGATCTGACGCCCTACTACGGCTTTGAAGAGGACGCGCAGCATTTTCACCGCGTCTGCCGCGACGCGCTGCAACCCTACGGCGACGATCTGTACCCGCGCTTCAAGCGCTGGTGCGACGACTATTTTTTCCTGAAGCACCGCAACGAGCCACGCGGCATCGGCGGGATTTTCTTCGACGACTACGCGGAGCCCGGCTTCGAGCAGTCGTTCGCGATGGTCAAGAGCGTCGGCGATGCGTTTCTGGACGCCTATCTGCCCATCATCGAAAAACGCCGCGACATGCCGTACGGCGACGCCCAGCGCGACTTCCAGGCCTACCGGCGCGGCCGGTACGTCGAGTTCAACCTCGTCTTCGACCGTGGCACACTGTTCGGGCTGCAAAGCGGCGGCCGCACGGAATCGATCCTGATGTCGATGCCGCCTGTCGTAAACTGGCGCTACAACTGGCAGCCCGAGCCGGGCACGCCGGAAGCGCGCCTGACCAGCGACTTTCTCGTGCCGCGCGAGTGGGTCTGA
- a CDS encoding Maf family protein has translation MSNQSAVFPFVYLASQSPRRQELLTQLGVRFELLLPRPDEDAEALEAELPGERAHGYVMRVCIAKARAARARLVAGGHANAPILVADTTVTIDDAILGKPIDADDAVTMLTRLAGRDHEVLTSVAVVDAQGELLAPALSVSRVRFAAVQSDALRRYAASGEPLGKAGAYGVQGRAAEFIEHIDGSYSGIMGLPLFETAALLRAARIDF, from the coding sequence ATGTCCAATCAGTCCGCTGTCTTTCCGTTCGTCTATCTCGCGTCGCAAAGCCCGCGCCGTCAGGAGTTGCTCACGCAACTGGGCGTGCGCTTCGAGCTGCTGCTGCCGCGCCCCGATGAAGACGCGGAAGCGCTCGAAGCCGAGTTGCCCGGCGAGCGAGCGCACGGCTACGTGATGCGTGTGTGCATCGCGAAGGCGCGTGCGGCGCGCGCGCGGCTCGTAGCGGGCGGCCACGCGAACGCGCCCATTCTGGTTGCCGACACAACCGTCACGATCGACGATGCGATTCTCGGCAAGCCGATCGATGCCGACGACGCTGTCACCATGCTCACGCGGCTCGCGGGCCGCGATCATGAAGTGCTGACGTCCGTGGCTGTCGTCGATGCACAGGGCGAATTGCTCGCGCCCGCGCTATCGGTATCGCGAGTGCGCTTTGCTGCAGTGCAAAGCGATGCGCTGCGCCGCTACGCAGCAAGCGGCGAGCCGCTCGGCAAGGCGGGCGCGTATGGGGTTCAAGGCCGCGCGGCGGAGTTTATCGAGCATATCGACGGGTCCTATTCAGGTATCATGGGTTTGCCATTGTTTGAAACCGCTGCCCTTCTACGTGCGGCGCGCATCGACTTCTAA
- the rsfS gene encoding ribosome silencing factor → MDIRKLQRAIVDALEDVKAQDIKVFNTSHLTELFDRVIVASGTSNRQTKALASSVREKVKEAGGDIISTEGEDIGEWVLVDCGDAVVHILQPALRQYYNLEEIWGDKPVRVKLSTPNPFGGARPSEPLDDEDEDEEAPVARPARKAPARRRS, encoded by the coding sequence ATGGATATACGCAAGCTGCAACGCGCGATCGTCGACGCACTCGAAGACGTGAAAGCGCAAGACATCAAGGTGTTCAACACCAGCCACCTCACTGAACTGTTCGACCGCGTGATCGTCGCGAGCGGCACGTCGAACCGCCAGACCAAGGCGCTCGCGTCCAGCGTGCGCGAAAAGGTCAAGGAAGCGGGCGGCGACATCATCAGCACCGAGGGCGAAGACATCGGCGAATGGGTGCTGGTCGACTGCGGCGACGCCGTCGTGCACATCCTTCAGCCGGCCCTGCGCCAGTACTACAACCTCGAAGAGATCTGGGGCGACAAGCCGGTGCGCGTGAAGCTGTCGACGCCGAACCCGTTCGGCGGCGCCCGTCCGTCCGAGCCCCTCGACGACGAGGACGAAGACGAAGAAGCACCCGTCGCGCGTCCCGCACGCAAGGCACCTGCCCGCCGCCGCTCGTGA